One part of the Psychrilyobacter piezotolerans genome encodes these proteins:
- a CDS encoding DUF554 domain-containing protein codes for MILSGVIVNSVAVGLGSLLGVFFRNKFNKKIIDTVMSGMGLCVLYIGISGSLKGQNILVAIGSIALGGIIGELIDIDHRLRKFGLAVEAKFKSDTEESLVEGFLNATMVICVGAMAIVGSLQSGLIGNHEILYAKAFIDLFVVLAMSATMGIGVFFSAFLILFYEGAIVLFAGTLSPFLSALVIDEITCVGSLVIMAIGFNILGITKIKVANLSLAPFIPIFIYLFM; via the coding sequence ATGATATTAAGTGGTGTAATAGTAAATTCCGTTGCAGTGGGCTTGGGGTCTTTATTGGGAGTTTTCTTCAGAAATAAATTCAATAAAAAGATAATTGATACTGTTATGAGCGGCATGGGGCTGTGTGTATTATACATTGGAATATCAGGTTCCTTAAAAGGACAAAACATACTGGTAGCCATAGGTTCAATAGCTTTAGGAGGCATTATCGGTGAATTAATCGATATAGATCACAGACTGAGAAAATTCGGACTGGCTGTGGAAGCTAAATTTAAATCGGATACGGAGGAGTCCTTGGTAGAAGGATTTCTAAATGCTACCATGGTAATTTGTGTAGGAGCAATGGCAATAGTGGGTTCACTTCAAAGCGGACTTATTGGCAACCATGAAATATTATATGCAAAGGCATTTATCGACCTTTTTGTAGTCCTTGCAATGTCGGCAACAATGGGAATAGGTGTGTTTTTCTCAGCATTTTTGATTTTATTCTATGAGGGAGCTATAGTTTTATTTGCTGGAACTCTTTCACCATTTCTATCAGCACTTGTTATTGATGAAATAACATGTGTAGGATCACTGGTAATTATGGCCATCGGATTTAATATCTTAGGAATAACCAAAATAAAAGTTGCAAATCTTAGTCTGGCTCCATTCATTCCGATATTTATATATTTATTTATGTAG